From Xiphophorus couchianus chromosome 4, X_couchianus-1.0, whole genome shotgun sequence, a single genomic window includes:
- the rpl13 gene encoding large ribosomal subunit protein eL13, which produces MAPSRNGMILNPHFHKDWQKRVRTWFNQPARKVRRRKARQAKARRIAPRPVAGPLRPQVRCPTIRYHTKVRAGRGFTLEELKAAGIHKKTARTIGIAVDPRRRNRSAESLQANVQRLKEYRSKLILFPRKASAPKKGDSSEEELKMATQLSGPVMPIKTVYKKEKAHVISEDEKNFKAFASLRMARANARLFGIRAKRAKEAAEQDVEKKK; this is translated from the exons ATGGCCCCCAGCCGGAATGGAATGATCTTGAACCCCCATTTTCACAAAGACTGGCAGAAAAGAGTGCGTACCTGGTTCAACCAACCTGCCAGGAAGGTCCGCAG GCGAAAGGCTCGTCAGGCCAAAGCCCGCCGCATTGCTCCTCGTCCTGTTGCTGGACCACTGAGACCACAGGTTAGATGCCCAACTATTAGGTACCACACCAAGGTTCGTGCCGGACGTGGGTTCACCCTGGAGGAACTCAAG GCTGCTGGAATCCACAAAAAGACAGCCCGGACCATCGGCATCGCTGTTGACCCCCGGCGCCGCAACAGATCCGCAGAATCTCTCCAGGCCAACGTGCAGCGCCTGAAGGAGTACCGCTCCAAACTCATCCTGTTCCCCAGAAAGGCATCTGCACCTAAGAAGGGAGACAGCTCT gAGGAGGAACTGAAGATGGCCACTCAGCTCTCTGGCCCAGTTATGCCCATCAAAACT GTCTACAAGAAGGAGAAGGCCCACGTTATCTCTGAGGATGAGAAGAACTTCAAGGCCTTTGCCAGCCTGCGTATGGCCAGAGCCAACGCTCGTCTCTTCGGCATTCGCGCCAAGAGGGCCAAAGAGGCAGCTGAGCAGGACGTggagaagaaaaagtga